The Humulus lupulus chromosome 4, drHumLupu1.1, whole genome shotgun sequence genome has a window encoding:
- the LOC133830359 gene encoding uncharacterized protein LOC133830359, with protein sequence MAEQDPEMMTRADPESFGDGRSNTHFADSRCSCFFLPCFRSRRSSNGRLVWWERIRAIESDHHWWYRGVRAFKKLREWSEIVAGPKWKTFIRRLNRNKSSGGSGGGARHGKFQYDPLSYSLNFDEGPGHNCNFEEEEYGGFRDFSTRFAAVTGSGQAKSVAPIELGKDVAVYA encoded by the coding sequence ATGGCGGAGCAAGACCCAGAGATGATGACCCGTGCGGATCCGGAATCGTTCGGGGATGGTAGAAGCAACACGCACTTCGCCGACTCGCGCTGCTCCTGCTTCTTTCTCCCATGTTTCAGGTCACGTCGTTCCTCCAACGGCAGATTGGTCTGGTGGGAGCGAATCCGGGCCATCGAAAGCGATCATCACTGGTGGTACCGGGGGGTTCGTGCTTTCAAGAAGCTAAGAGAGTGGTCGGAGATCGTCGCCGGACCCAAGTGGAAGACTTTTATTCGGCGGTTAAATAGGAACAAAAGCAGCGGCGGCAGCGGTGGCGGAGCTCGGCATGGGAAATTCCAATACGACCCCTTGAGTTACTCCCTCAACTTCGACGAGGGTccggggcataattgtaattttgaggAAGAGGAATACGGCGGGTTTCGGGATTTCTCGACCCGGTTTGCTGCAGTTACGGGTTCGGGTCAGGCTAAGTCGGTGGCGCCAATAGAACTTGGTAAAGACGTGGCGGTGTACGCGTAA